GCATGCGCCGGTGCACCTCCCGCCCGGTGCCGACCACGGTGAGCACCCCGGACAGTCCGGGATCGGTGAGGACCACGCCCGCCGCCGCCTTGGCGACGTCGGTGGCGCTGGCCACCGCGATGCCCAGTTCCGCCTGTCGCAGCGCCGGGGCGTCGTTGACGCCATCTCCCGTCATGCCGGCGACGTGTCCCGCCTGTTGCAGCGCATGGACGATGGCGTGCTTGTCCTGTGGCAGCACCCGCGCATAGATGTCGCATTGCCCGGGGTCCCGCAGACCTTCGGGACCTGCCGTGCATACGCGTGCGCCGAGGCCGAGCCGGGTGCCGATCGCGCGCGCCGTCTCCAGGGCGTCGCCGGTGGCCATGCTCACGCGCACGCCCAGGCCGCGCAGCCGGGCGATCAGCTCGGCGGCATCGGGACGAGGCGGATCGGCGAGGCCGATCAGTCCGATCAGTGCGACGGCGTCGGGCGGCCCCCCTGCCACGGCGAGCACGCGGGCGCCATCGGCGGCGAGTTCCTGCTCGGCGCGCTGCGCCTCCGCACGCACGTCCGCGTTCGCATTGCAGCGGGCGAGAAGCGCCTCCATCGCGCCTTTGAGCGCATGCCATTGCCCGGCGCCGGATTCGTATATCCCTTCGCTGCAGCGTGTCGATGGGTCGAAGGGGTGAAAATCGGCGCGGGGAGGAATGGGCGTCGTCGATCCGCTTGCCCGGTGCGCGGTCAGGATTGCGGCATCGAGCGGGTCCTGCGAGGCGTCGTCGCTGGCCAGGGCCGCCACCCGCAGCACCTCGGCGGCAGCGGCTTCGCCCAGCGGCCGGACCCCCGAAACCGTCAGTGCGTTCTGCGTCAGGGTGCCGGTCTTGTCCGACAGCAGCGTGTCCATCGCCGCCGCCTCCTCGACTGCGGGGAGCCGGGTCACGAGCACGCCTCGGCGGGCGAGCTGCGCGCTGGCCACCGCCGTCGCCAGCGTGTAGGTCGCGGGGAGGGCCACCGGGACCGAGGCGACGAGCAGCATCAGCGCGAACACCGCGGTGTCGGCGAGCGGCAGCGCATGCTGGGCGGCATAGGCGACGACCAGGACGATGAGCACGACGTTGAAGAGCACCAGGTGCTTGACGATCGCGAGGATCGTTCGTTGCATGTGGCTCGGGGCGCTGGCGGTGCGCACCAGTTCGGCGGTCCGGCCGTAATAGGTGCGCGCGCCGGTGGCCGCCACTTCGCCGCTTGCCTCTCCCTGGCGCACGATCGCGCCGGTGTAGGCGGGCTGGCCGGGTCCGGCGTCGACCGCCAGCGATTCCCCGGTCAGGGCGGACTGGTCGAGCGCGACCGCACCGTCGAAGAGCTGCAGGTCCGCCGGCACGAGGTCGCCGGCCCGCACGTGGACCACATCGCCGGGCACCAGTTGCGCGGCGGCGATGCGTGCCCACCGGCCGTCGCGCAGCACCCGCGCGGTCACCTGCAGTTGCCGGCGCAGCAGGGCGAGCGCATCCTGCGCCCGACGCTCCTGGACATCGGAAACCGCTGCATTGAAGACGAGCAGGAACAGGATGACCAGCGCCTCCTGATCGCGGTGGAGCGCGCACTGCAGCACGATGACCGCTTCCAGCATCCACGGCACCGGTCCCCAGAACTTGGCGACCAGTTGCCGCCATCGCGGCGTGCGCGTTTCCGCGATGGCGTTCGCGCCGAACGTGCGCAGGCGCCGTTCGGCTTCGGCTTCGGCGAG
This genomic window from Burkholderiales bacterium GJ-E10 contains:
- a CDS encoding P-type HAD superfamily ATPase, which produces MLWKPHPSLLKAGTAIPEAEQDAPERGQPAPLARTDRTTGLAEAEAERRLRTFGANAIAETRTPRWRQLVAKFWGPVPWMLEAVIVLQCALHRDQEALVILFLLVFNAAVSDVQERRAQDALALLRRQLQVTARVLRDGRWARIAAAQLVPGDVVHVRAGDLVPADLQLFDGAVALDQSALTGESLAVDAGPGQPAYTGAIVRQGEASGEVAATGARTYYGRTAELVRTASAPSHMQRTILAIVKHLVLFNVVLIVLVVAYAAQHALPLADTAVFALMLLVASVPVALPATYTLATAVASAQLARRGVLVTRLPAVEEAAAMDTLLSDKTGTLTQNALTVSGVRPLGEAAAAEVLRVAALASDDASQDPLDAAILTAHRASGSTTPIPPRADFHPFDPSTRCSEGIYESGAGQWHALKGAMEALLARCNANADVRAEAQRAEQELAADGARVLAVAGGPPDAVALIGLIGLADPPRPDAAELIARLRGLGVRVSMATGDALETARAIGTRLGLGARVCTAGPEGLRDPGQCDIYARVLPQDKHAIVHALQQAGHVAGMTGDGVNDAPALRQAELGIAVASATDVAKAAAGVVLTDPGLSGVLTVVGTGREVHRRMLTYILNKVIKTLQIVVFLTIGLWLTGGFLISPRLIVLLLFANDFLTMSIAIDRVRPPPRPQRWQAGQLVGAAAVLAGISILFSLGLYEWACARYVLGPNRIHTMVFLLLVFTTQANVYVLRNDDRIWSFAPAPAMVWASIAAMAIVSALAATGIGMAAVPPGLIAAMAALVAAFALILDQTKRMAFRRFHLG